Proteins co-encoded in one Acidithiobacillus caldus ATCC 51756 genomic window:
- the pdxA gene encoding 4-hydroxythreonine-4-phosphate dehydrogenase PdxA, translated as MSAPRLLITMGEPAGIGPDLCLALSDHPLPGTPVVIGSHACLQRRAADLGLGLRLRRWSADQAWPKAEAGTLAVLDLPLPIPCRAGRLEPGNAEAVLRGLAQAVELISLGLADALVTAPMHKGVINDAGISFAGHTEYLAQLCGVERVVMMLAGRGLRVALATTHLPLRAVADAIQVEALSATLRILHRALGTDFGLADPRIVVAGLNPHAGEGGHLGREELDIIDPVLRSLRSEGLRLLGPLPADTLFQPRYLEEADAVLAMYHDQGLPVLKYHAFGAAVNVTLGLPIVRTSVDHGTALDLAGTGQAEVSSLLAAIQMAADIHRNRRARDRGAT; from the coding sequence GTGAGCGCGCCACGGCTGCTCATCACCATGGGCGAGCCCGCGGGGATCGGTCCCGATCTCTGTCTCGCCCTTAGCGATCACCCCCTGCCGGGGACTCCGGTGGTCATCGGCAGCCACGCCTGTCTCCAGCGCCGCGCCGCCGATCTTGGTCTGGGACTGCGTCTGCGCCGCTGGAGCGCAGACCAAGCCTGGCCCAAGGCCGAGGCGGGTACCCTGGCTGTTCTGGATCTGCCCCTGCCCATTCCCTGCCGCGCCGGGCGGCTCGAGCCCGGCAATGCCGAGGCCGTGCTGCGCGGGCTCGCACAGGCGGTGGAGCTGATTTCCCTGGGACTCGCCGATGCCCTCGTTACCGCGCCCATGCACAAGGGGGTGATCAACGACGCCGGGATTTCCTTTGCCGGACACACGGAGTACCTGGCGCAACTCTGCGGTGTCGAGCGGGTGGTGATGATGCTGGCCGGTCGCGGTCTGCGGGTTGCCCTGGCGACCACCCACCTGCCTCTGCGCGCCGTAGCCGATGCCATCCAGGTGGAGGCCTTGAGCGCCACGCTGCGCATCCTGCATCGCGCCCTGGGTACGGACTTTGGTCTTGCGGATCCGCGTATCGTCGTCGCCGGATTGAACCCGCACGCGGGCGAAGGCGGACATCTGGGTCGTGAGGAACTGGACATCATCGATCCCGTCCTGCGTTCCCTGCGGTCGGAGGGACTGCGGCTGCTGGGGCCCTTGCCGGCGGATACCCTGTTTCAGCCGCGTTACCTGGAAGAAGCCGATGCGGTATTGGCCATGTACCACGACCAGGGTCTCCCGGTCCTCAAGTACCATGCCTTCGGTGCCGCGGTGAACGTTACCCTGGGTCTACCCATCGTGCGCACCAGCGTCGATCACGGCACGGCACTGGATCTGGCGGGGACCGGTCAGGCAGAGGTCAGCAGCCTGCTCGCTGCTATCCAGATGGCGGCCGATATCCACCGCAACCGCCGCGCTCGAGATCGGGGAGCGACCTAG
- a CDS encoding HNH endonuclease: protein MHLVLRLDVSGRPMAWETWEEAAAHYVRGNVAWTLGNPFFTAHGGISRLSGLPSSLEIHPVIAVRGRHLGKVRPPALSNPTLFHRDRHLCMYCGRHFPQRELTRDHIIPLSRRGRDIWTNVVTACRWCNSRKDNRTPEEAGMPLLAVPFAPTWAEYLLLSNRRILADQMEFLLAQVPADRQHVF, encoded by the coding sequence ATGCACCTCGTGCTGCGTCTTGACGTGAGTGGCCGTCCCATGGCCTGGGAAACCTGGGAAGAGGCTGCAGCCCATTATGTCCGGGGCAACGTGGCCTGGACCCTGGGGAACCCTTTCTTCACGGCTCACGGTGGCATCAGCAGGCTGAGCGGCTTGCCCTCTTCCCTGGAGATCCACCCGGTCATCGCCGTTCGCGGCCGCCACCTGGGCAAGGTACGGCCGCCGGCGCTGAGCAATCCTACCCTCTTTCATCGCGATCGCCACCTCTGCATGTATTGCGGTCGCCATTTTCCGCAACGTGAACTGACCCGGGACCACATCATCCCCCTTTCGCGCCGGGGCCGCGACATCTGGACCAATGTGGTCACGGCCTGCCGCTGGTGCAACAGTCGTAAGGACAACCGCACCCCAGAAGAAGCGGGCATGCCTTTACTCGCCGTGCCCTTCGCGCCCACCTGGGCAGAGTACCTGCTGCTGAGCAATCGGCGCATCCTTGCCGATCAGATGGAGTTCTTGCTGGCTCAGGTGCCGGCGGACCGACAGCACGTTTTCTAG
- the rsmA gene encoding 16S rRNA (adenine(1518)-N(6)/adenine(1519)-N(6))-dimethyltransferase RsmA — protein sequence MQAESVPQAKKRFGQNFLVQPAIVQRIVAAVGPGSSDALVEIGPGRGALTRALLAALAPAQRLRVIELDRDLLPILRNLAPPERLEILAADALKVDFLKIADTAGARLRIVGNLPYNISTPLLFHLLGQAEAITDMHFMLQREVVERIVARPGSGTYGRLSVMLQAYCLVEMLFPVAPGNFHPVPKVDSAFLRLVPRHPTPIAPARQALFAEVVRLAFAQRRKTLANNFRSRLPAPAWEQLAIDPGRRAETLSVDDFFRLTEALDTAGVGYGPHEGRRRPFR from the coding sequence GTGCAAGCAGAGTCTGTCCCCCAGGCCAAAAAACGATTTGGCCAGAATTTTCTGGTGCAGCCAGCCATCGTCCAGCGCATCGTCGCTGCGGTCGGTCCAGGCAGCAGCGATGCCCTCGTGGAGATTGGTCCTGGCCGTGGCGCCCTCACCCGTGCACTCCTGGCCGCATTGGCCCCGGCACAGCGGCTGCGGGTGATCGAGTTGGACCGCGACCTGCTGCCCATCCTGCGTAATCTCGCCCCCCCTGAGCGTCTCGAGATTCTCGCTGCCGACGCCCTGAAAGTGGATTTCCTGAAGATTGCCGATACTGCGGGTGCCAGACTGCGCATCGTCGGCAACCTTCCCTACAATATCTCCACGCCCTTGCTCTTTCATCTGCTGGGCCAAGCCGAGGCCATCACGGACATGCATTTCATGCTGCAGAGGGAGGTGGTGGAGCGCATCGTCGCCAGACCCGGTAGCGGCACGTATGGGCGTCTGTCGGTCATGCTCCAGGCCTATTGTCTCGTGGAAATGCTCTTTCCCGTGGCCCCCGGGAATTTTCATCCCGTACCCAAGGTGGATTCGGCTTTTCTGCGCCTGGTGCCCCGCCATCCCACACCCATTGCCCCGGCACGGCAAGCGCTTTTTGCCGAGGTCGTCCGGCTCGCCTTTGCCCAGCGGCGCAAGACGCTCGCCAACAACTTCCGCAGTCGACTGCCGGCGCCGGCCTGGGAGCAGCTGGCTATCGATCCGGGACGACGCGCCGAAACCCTCAGCGTCGACGATTTTTTCCGCCTCACCGAGGCCCTCGATACCGCAGGAGTAGGATATGGACCCCATGAAGGCCGTCGCCGCCCTTTTCGCTGA
- a CDS encoding type III secretion system chaperone family protein — protein MDPMKAVAALFADLNWPARKIPEYPVYSCALAVPNGPLEIFCHVHAERERVLFYVRPQELDIVHARLAMLMEFLTRANYGLPLGNFELDLADHELNFKNSVQLPERCVAPDILKPYLLQAVETCNFYLPGIREVLAGAVPAEVIGRLEQGAASTRSE, from the coding sequence ATGGACCCCATGAAGGCCGTCGCCGCCCTTTTCGCTGATCTGAACTGGCCGGCACGCAAGATACCCGAATATCCGGTCTACAGCTGTGCCCTGGCGGTGCCCAATGGTCCGCTGGAAATTTTCTGCCACGTGCACGCCGAGCGCGAGCGCGTACTGTTCTATGTCCGGCCGCAGGAGCTCGACATTGTGCACGCACGTCTGGCCATGCTGATGGAATTCCTGACTCGAGCGAACTACGGCCTGCCCCTGGGTAACTTTGAGCTGGATTTAGCAGACCACGAGCTCAACTTCAAGAATAGCGTGCAACTGCCCGAGCGCTGTGTGGCTCCGGACATATTGAAACCCTATCTCCTCCAGGCGGTGGAAACCTGCAACTTTTACCTGCCGGGGATTCGCGAGGTATTGGCCGGTGCCGTTCCGGCGGAGGTCATTGGGCGTTTGGAGCAGGGAGCGGCGTCGACCCGTTCTGAGTAG
- a CDS encoding SPOR domain-containing protein, with protein sequence MTGVARPPLLAMRDYKGHSSRPSAPPPPPRPIPPRDEEEESSAPAPRRRWPWLLILLVLLLSGASWWWLAQLPLDRGQLGLLKAPQKPVAATTSDRVQGPVAVAAVSAAAPVQSPLASGAVPASAAAAVSATASTSSAVDFNFYRILPQMKVEIPKDILGSGPGIPDTAATRSAVALKPVIIQVGAFSNHGAARVLQERLALLGVTMHLHESQGEDGHALYSLVSDPFPSLVQAQPALTRIRGLGLTPVLSAVPGQPTQNGSTPLPAPNAQ encoded by the coding sequence GTGACCGGGGTCGCGCGCCCGCCGTTGCTGGCCATGCGTGACTACAAAGGCCACAGCAGCCGACCCAGCGCGCCGCCACCGCCGCCGCGGCCCATACCTCCTCGGGATGAGGAAGAGGAGAGTTCGGCGCCCGCGCCGCGTCGGCGATGGCCTTGGTTGTTGATCCTGCTGGTCCTGCTGCTGAGTGGGGCGAGTTGGTGGTGGCTGGCCCAACTGCCTCTGGATCGCGGTCAACTGGGCTTGCTCAAGGCGCCGCAAAAACCCGTTGCCGCCACCACCAGCGACCGGGTACAGGGTCCAGTGGCAGTGGCGGCCGTGTCGGCGGCGGCGCCCGTGCAGTCTCCCCTCGCCAGTGGCGCGGTCCCGGCGTCGGCTGCCGCCGCCGTGAGCGCTACCGCCTCCACCAGCAGCGCCGTGGATTTCAATTTCTACCGCATTCTGCCGCAGATGAAGGTGGAGATCCCGAAGGACATCCTCGGCAGTGGTCCGGGCATTCCCGATACCGCCGCAACCCGCAGCGCAGTAGCCCTCAAGCCCGTCATCATCCAGGTGGGTGCTTTCAGCAATCACGGTGCTGCCCGGGTATTACAGGAGCGCCTGGCCCTCCTCGGGGTCACGATGCACCTGCACGAGAGCCAGGGCGAGGATGGCCACGCTCTGTACAGCCTCGTCAGCGATCCCTTCCCCTCACTGGTGCAGGCACAGCCGGCGCTGACGCGGATTCGCGGACTGGGCCTGACGCCGGTGCTAAGCGCCGTCCCTGGCCAGCCTACTCAGAACGGGTCGACGCCGCTCCCTGCTCCAAACGCCCAATGA